A window of Halobellus sp. LT62 contains these coding sequences:
- a CDS encoding ABC transporter ATP-binding protein → MTAALVADGVRKSYGDVTALDGVSIDVGRGEVFGLVGPNGAGKTTLVRALTGTTDIDGAVSVLGRDPETVEKSKIGLLPQSFSPAARLTPRELLAQYGGRYDVARDPESVLSDVGIDSETAEQWYETLSGGQKRRVCVAIALVNDPDVLFLDEPTTGIDPAGRRALWSLLDGLAAGGTTVFLTSHSMAEVERLADRVGFLSEGRLVAVGRPTDLIDEHGGRSRLVVESERARSNLAFDDAGFPFETSMTDGVLSVEGVGPREIDDVVSALESRGIAFESLTWKQPDLEDVYLELTGERFAAGDEGFVGAGDGDISGVDDGDIADVGDDASGSARGRER, encoded by the coding sequence ATGACAGCGGCACTCGTCGCCGACGGGGTCCGGAAGTCCTACGGCGACGTGACGGCGCTCGACGGCGTCTCGATCGACGTCGGTCGGGGGGAAGTGTTCGGTCTCGTGGGCCCGAACGGCGCGGGAAAGACGACGCTGGTCCGCGCGCTCACCGGAACGACTGATATCGACGGGGCGGTGTCCGTTCTCGGACGCGACCCCGAGACCGTCGAGAAGTCGAAGATCGGACTCCTCCCGCAGTCGTTCTCGCCCGCCGCGCGACTCACGCCCCGCGAACTCCTCGCGCAGTACGGCGGGCGCTACGACGTGGCGCGCGACCCCGAGAGCGTCCTCTCGGACGTCGGCATCGATAGCGAGACCGCCGAGCAGTGGTACGAAACGCTTTCGGGCGGTCAGAAGCGTCGCGTCTGCGTCGCAATCGCGCTCGTGAACGATCCGGACGTGCTCTTTCTCGACGAGCCGACGACCGGAATCGACCCGGCGGGCCGCCGCGCGCTGTGGTCGCTGCTCGACGGCCTCGCCGCCGGCGGAACGACCGTGTTCCTGACGAGCCACTCGATGGCCGAGGTCGAACGGCTCGCCGACCGCGTCGGGTTCCTGAGCGAGGGCCGACTCGTCGCCGTCGGCCGACCGACCGACCTCATCGACGAACACGGCGGTCGCAGTCGCCTCGTCGTCGAGAGCGAGCGCGCCCGCTCGAACTTGGCCTTTGACGACGCCGGCTTCCCGTTCGAGACCTCGATGACCGACGGCGTCCTGTCCGTCGAGGGTGTGGGGCCCCGCGAGATCGACGACGTCGTGAGCGCACTCGAATCCCGCGGTATCGCGTTCGAGTCGCTGACGTGGAAACAGCCCGACCTCGAAGACGTCTACCTCGAACTCACCGGAGAGCGGTTCGCGGCGGGCGATGAGGGGTTCGTCGGCGCTGGCGACGGTGACATCTCCGGTGTTGACGACGGTGACATCGCCGATGTGGGCGACGACGCGTCCGGCTCCGCTCGGGGGAGAGAGCGATGA
- a CDS encoding PQQ-dependent sugar dehydrogenase, whose product MDSRRRRQFLRAGFAAGLASLAGCAGVEAPQSGDDSDGSGQSATRSETSDSSGDERPPRIPTPTETDSPRPDLTDPSVALEPVATGFAAPLDFVAPAGTDRRFVVDRDGRIWELTDGGRRDAPLVDLSERVLLGGERGLLGAAAHPDFSENGRLYVRYSAESREGTPSNFSHTAVLAELTVDPDPAVADADSAVADAGAAEDDPDERTVLEVPQPQSNHNAGALAFGPEGYLYVAFGDGGGGNDVGTGHVDDWYDAVDGGNGQDVTENLLGSVLRIDVDGRGGVAGSSATAGDDEKPYAIPEDNPLVGREGLDEQYAWGFRNPWRLSFHGRDCYVADVGQNAWEELNLLERGGNYGWNVREGAHCFRTDECPTTTPNGEPFVDPVAEYPHDGEDVSGVSIIGGVVAADDSVGALRGAYVFADFVARGRLFAVDPGSTPPWDIVPVDVADDDLGRFVLGFGRDQRGDVYVLTTEESDGGGETGSVARLVSP is encoded by the coding sequence ATGGACAGTCGCCGCAGACGGCAGTTCCTCCGAGCCGGCTTCGCCGCGGGACTCGCGTCGCTCGCGGGATGTGCAGGAGTCGAAGCCCCACAGAGTGGGGACGACTCGGACGGATCGGGGCAATCTGCGACCCGATCGGAAACATCGGATTCGAGCGGCGACGAGCGCCCCCCTCGAATTCCGACGCCGACCGAGACGGACAGCCCGCGCCCCGACCTCACCGACCCCTCGGTCGCACTCGAACCGGTCGCGACGGGGTTCGCCGCGCCGCTCGATTTCGTCGCGCCCGCCGGGACCGACCGACGCTTCGTCGTCGATCGCGACGGTCGGATCTGGGAACTCACCGACGGCGGTCGGCGGGATGCGCCCCTCGTCGACCTCTCAGAACGCGTCCTCCTCGGCGGCGAGCGCGGGCTTCTCGGCGCGGCCGCCCATCCGGATTTTTCCGAAAACGGCCGGCTTTACGTCCGCTACAGCGCCGAGTCTCGCGAGGGGACGCCGAGCAATTTCAGTCACACGGCCGTCCTCGCGGAGTTGACTGTCGATCCCGACCCGGCTGTGGCCGACGCCGACTCGGCTGTGGCCGACGCCGGCGCGGCTGAGGACGACCCCGACGAGCGGACCGTCCTCGAAGTCCCGCAGCCGCAGTCGAACCACAACGCCGGCGCGCTCGCGTTCGGCCCCGAGGGATACCTCTACGTCGCGTTCGGCGACGGCGGTGGGGGTAACGACGTCGGGACGGGTCACGTCGACGACTGGTACGACGCCGTCGACGGCGGGAACGGACAGGACGTCACGGAGAACTTGCTCGGGAGCGTCCTCCGGATCGACGTGGACGGCCGCGGGGGCGTCGCCGGAAGCAGTGCAACCGCGGGCGACGACGAGAAGCCCTACGCGATCCCCGAGGACAACCCGCTCGTCGGTCGTGAGGGACTCGACGAACAGTACGCGTGGGGCTTTCGGAACCCGTGGCGGCTCTCGTTTCACGGCCGGGACTGCTACGTCGCCGACGTCGGCCAGAACGCGTGGGAGGAGCTGAACCTGCTCGAACGCGGCGGCAACTACGGCTGGAACGTCCGCGAGGGTGCGCACTGCTTTCGAACTGACGAGTGCCCGACCACGACCCCGAACGGCGAGCCCTTCGTCGACCCCGTCGCGGAGTACCCCCACGACGGCGAGGACGTCTCAGGCGTGTCGATCATCGGCGGGGTCGTCGCCGCCGACGACTCGGTCGGTGCGCTGCGTGGCGCGTACGTCTTCGCGGATTTCGTTGCACGGGGGCGGTTGTTCGCGGTCGACCCCGGCTCGACCCCGCCGTGGGACATCGTTCCCGTCGACGTTGCGGACGACGACCTCGGACGATTCGTCCTCGGCTTCGGACGCGATCAGCGTGGCGACGTCTACGTCCTCACGACCGAGGAGAGCGACGGCGGCGGCGAGACCGGATCGGTCGCTCGGCTCGTCTCACCCTGA
- a CDS encoding ABC transporter permease produces the protein MSRRRRIRAEFVASWHAFLRRRTAVFFTFFFPAIIVVIFGALVQTQPTGGGLFAEPKGYYIAGYLAVVVLFTPLSRIGSTVARYREGSRFEKLATTPLTRGEWLLAQSLVNVAVIGAAALLLLALSVLVTGTAVPTTPATLLVVPFVALGVVLFCGLGAIIGRVADSQDGVIAASNAVALPLLFLSETFVTPDLLPAWFRPALGLSPLTYVARGIRAVTYPEATTAALPNLVVVAVLAAAFFVAGAYAVPRTD, from the coding sequence ATGAGCCGCCGCCGACGGATCCGCGCGGAGTTCGTCGCGTCGTGGCACGCCTTCCTGCGGCGGCGGACGGCGGTCTTCTTCACCTTCTTCTTCCCGGCGATCATCGTCGTGATCTTCGGGGCGCTGGTGCAGACGCAACCGACGGGCGGCGGCCTCTTCGCGGAGCCGAAGGGCTACTACATCGCGGGCTACCTCGCCGTCGTCGTGCTGTTCACGCCGCTGTCGCGGATCGGTAGCACGGTCGCGCGCTACCGCGAGGGGAGCCGCTTCGAGAAACTGGCGACGACGCCGCTGACGCGGGGAGAGTGGCTCTTGGCGCAGTCGCTCGTGAACGTCGCCGTGATCGGAGCCGCGGCGCTCCTCCTGCTCGCGCTCTCTGTACTCGTCACCGGCACGGCGGTCCCGACGACGCCCGCGACGCTGCTCGTCGTCCCGTTCGTCGCCCTCGGCGTCGTGCTCTTCTGCGGACTCGGCGCGATTATCGGACGCGTCGCCGACTCCCAAGACGGCGTCATCGCGGCCTCGAACGCCGTCGCGCTTCCTCTCCTGTTCCTCTCGGAGACGTTCGTCACCCCGGATCTGCTGCCCGCGTGGTTCCGCCCCGCACTCGGGCTGTCGCCGCTGACCTACGTCGCGCGGGGGATTCGCGCAGTGACGTATCCCGAGGCGACGACGGCTGCGCTTCCGAACCTCGTCGTGGTCGCAGTCCTCGCGGCGGCGTTCTTCGTCGCCGGCGCGTACGCGGTGCCGAGAACGGACTGA
- a CDS encoding GTP cyclohydrolase III produces the protein MTNSQLTLVQIDNYGPWTVTPEPRREMDLQTLQSRLFADLAQFVGSRDGYVFFTRFDNMVAITNGLDAADHALLQETIGNRYPVTISLSIGIDASPVEALETATAGLQRAGSAQDGDRREVLAGEFLSESDRTQGDVQIAHFDVNDATGKYTDRLNEFDSFIRIEQGYAALMRYLREEYGALSFFVGGDNIISICPAMDADDYREAIDHVEAEAGVELKVGVGAARTPHEAGMDAKHALERCRHDGTIVELSHPVGDIEIATD, from the coding sequence GTGACGAACTCCCAGCTCACTCTCGTTCAGATCGACAATTACGGGCCGTGGACGGTGACGCCGGAACCGCGCCGCGAGATGGATCTGCAGACGCTGCAGTCTCGACTCTTCGCGGACTTGGCGCAGTTCGTCGGCAGCCGCGACGGGTACGTGTTCTTCACGCGGTTCGACAATATGGTGGCGATCACGAACGGACTGGACGCGGCGGATCACGCGCTCTTACAGGAGACGATCGGGAACCGCTACCCGGTGACGATCAGCCTCAGTATCGGCATCGACGCCTCGCCCGTCGAAGCGCTCGAAACGGCGACTGCCGGACTCCAGCGCGCCGGATCAGCCCAAGACGGCGATCGCCGCGAGGTGCTCGCGGGTGAGTTCCTTTCGGAATCCGATCGGACCCAAGGGGACGTCCAGATCGCACACTTCGACGTCAACGACGCCACCGGCAAGTACACCGATCGGCTCAACGAGTTCGACTCGTTCATCCGGATCGAGCAGGGGTACGCGGCGCTGATGCGGTACCTCCGCGAGGAGTACGGCGCGCTCTCCTTCTTCGTCGGCGGCGACAACATCATCTCGATCTGTCCGGCGATGGACGCCGACGACTACCGCGAGGCGATCGACCACGTCGAGGCCGAGGCGGGGGTCGAACTCAAGGTCGGTGTCGGTGCCGCACGCACGCCGCACGAGGCCGGAATGGACGCCAAGCACGCGCTCGAACGATGCCGCCACGACGGAACGATCGTAGAACTGAGCCACCCCGTCGGTGACATCGAAATCGCGACTGACTGA
- a CDS encoding DJ-1/PfpI family protein, translating into MGKQILMVVGDFGEDYETMVPYQALEMVGHDVDAVCPEKEAGDTVKTAIHDFRGDQTYLETRGHDFAVNATMDEIDPADYDALVVPGGRAPEYLRTYDEVLDTVRHFFETDKPVAAVCHGPQILAAAGVLDGYEMTAYPAVRAEVEAAGCSWVDEVTVDGNLVTGQAWPDHPEWLAAFLDLLGTEIEAGEPAAADD; encoded by the coding sequence ATGGGAAAACAGATTCTGATGGTCGTCGGTGACTTCGGCGAAGACTACGAGACGATGGTCCCGTATCAGGCCCTAGAGATGGTCGGCCACGACGTCGACGCTGTCTGTCCGGAGAAGGAGGCCGGGGACACGGTCAAAACCGCGATTCACGACTTCCGAGGCGATCAGACGTATCTCGAAACGCGCGGGCACGACTTCGCGGTGAACGCGACGATGGACGAGATCGATCCCGCAGACTACGACGCACTCGTCGTTCCCGGCGGTCGAGCGCCGGAGTATCTCCGGACCTACGACGAGGTGTTGGATACCGTCCGGCACTTCTTCGAGACCGACAAGCCCGTCGCGGCGGTCTGTCACGGCCCGCAGATTCTCGCCGCCGCGGGGGTCCTCGACGGCTACGAGATGACCGCCTATCCGGCGGTCCGCGCGGAGGTCGAGGCGGCGGGCTGCTCGTGGGTCGACGAGGTGACCGTCGACGGCAACCTCGTCACCGGGCAGGCGTGGCCCGACCACCCCGAGTGGCTCGCGGCGTTCTTAGACCTCCTCGGCACGGAGATCGAAGCGGGCGAACCCGCCGCTGCCGACGATTGA
- a CDS encoding NADH:flavin oxidoreductase/NADH oxidase, giving the protein MTESLFTPLDLRGTTVPNRVMVSPMCQYSAEDGFATEWHRVHLGSRAVGGAGIVMTEATAVSPAGRISPGDLGIWSDDHADALRETVAFMRERGTVPGIQLAHAGRKGSVTPPWDGGDPISLDDGGWEVLAPSAEPYPHAEGEPVPTRAMTRDDMDRVRGQFRLAAERALDVGFQIAEVHLAHGYLLHEFLSPVTNQRDDEYGGDFENRARFPLEVVETVREAWPDDRPVFVRISATDWLPDRPSWDLEDSARLAPLLAEAGADLIDVSSGGIHPEQRVPESGPGYQVPYAERVREATDAAVGAVGGITTPEQADQLIRNERADLAILGREHLRNPYFTLEAAHELGVDIEWPKQYERGRFR; this is encoded by the coding sequence ATGACCGAGTCGCTGTTCACGCCGTTGGACCTCCGCGGGACGACGGTCCCGAACCGAGTGATGGTATCGCCGATGTGTCAGTACTCCGCCGAAGACGGGTTCGCGACCGAGTGGCACCGCGTGCACTTGGGGAGCCGCGCCGTCGGCGGGGCCGGAATCGTAATGACCGAAGCGACCGCCGTCTCGCCGGCGGGTCGCATCTCGCCGGGCGACCTCGGCATCTGGTCCGACGACCACGCCGACGCCCTGCGGGAGACGGTCGCGTTTATGCGAGAGCGCGGCACCGTCCCCGGAATACAGCTCGCGCACGCCGGGCGAAAGGGCAGCGTGACGCCGCCGTGGGACGGGGGCGACCCGATTTCGCTCGACGACGGCGGCTGGGAAGTGCTCGCGCCGAGCGCCGAGCCCTACCCGCACGCCGAGGGGGAACCGGTTCCCACGCGGGCGATGACCCGCGACGATATGGACCGCGTGAGAGGGCAGTTCCGTCTCGCCGCCGAACGCGCGCTCGACGTCGGCTTTCAGATCGCGGAGGTTCACCTCGCACACGGATACCTCCTCCACGAGTTCCTCTCACCGGTCACCAACCAGCGCGACGACGAGTACGGCGGCGATTTCGAGAACCGCGCTCGTTTCCCGCTGGAAGTGGTCGAGACGGTGCGCGAGGCGTGGCCGGACGACCGCCCCGTATTCGTGCGGATCTCCGCGACAGACTGGCTCCCGGATCGTCCCTCGTGGGACCTCGAGGACTCCGCGCGGCTCGCACCCCTGCTCGCCGAGGCCGGAGCCGATCTGATCGACGTCAGTTCGGGGGGCATCCACCCCGAGCAACGGGTCCCCGAGAGCGGTCCCGGCTATCAGGTCCCGTACGCAGAGCGCGTACGCGAGGCCACGGACGCGGCCGTCGGGGCCGTCGGCGGGATCACGACGCCCGAGCAGGCTGATCAACTGATCAGGAACGAGCGCGCTGATCTGGCGATTCTCGGCCGGGAGCACCTCCGAAACCCCTACTTCACGCTCGAAGCCGCCCACGAACTCGGCGTCGACATCGAGTGGCCGAAGCAGTACGAGCGCGGTCGATTCCGGTAG
- a CDS encoding universal stress protein, whose product MTILDHVLLPIASEEDAISTCEAIEPHLSNVGRVTAIHVIEKAEGAIDKAPIGKRREDAAAFLSVVEERIGDEVVVETRTVFGRSVVEAIFDTATEVDATAVAFRPRGGNRIARLLAGDTATNIVTNPAVPVVSLPLRRDD is encoded by the coding sequence ATGACGATACTCGATCACGTACTCCTCCCCATCGCGAGCGAGGAGGATGCGATCTCGACGTGCGAGGCGATCGAACCCCACCTCTCGAACGTGGGGCGCGTCACGGCGATCCACGTCATCGAGAAGGCCGAGGGAGCGATCGACAAAGCACCCATCGGAAAGCGCCGCGAGGACGCCGCGGCGTTTCTCTCGGTGGTCGAAGAGCGGATCGGCGACGAGGTCGTCGTCGAGACGCGGACGGTGTTCGGCCGCAGCGTCGTCGAGGCGATATTCGACACGGCGACCGAGGTCGACGCCACGGCCGTCGCGTTTCGGCCGCGGGGAGGGAATCGAATCGCTCGGCTGCTCGCGGGCGACACCGCCACGAACATCGTGACGAATCCGGCGGTCCCGGTCGTTTCGCTGCCGTTGCGGAGGGACGACTGA
- a CDS encoding Lrp/AsnC family transcriptional regulator: protein MDYRLDEIDRRIIYELMRDARNTSAPTVADAVGVSPGTIRNRIAQLEEHDIIRGYTAQVDFEQAEGHLTNLYVCNAPVSERKTLAREAGVIPGVINVRELMTGRRNLHIVAVGADTESLRRITRALSKLGIEIEDETLVEAEVGYPYGPFGPDEDRPASEATDFISLAGDANVVDVTVQADAPIVDQSLEEAVQSDVLDEDSLVIAIERDDQVLTPHGTTVIRRDDIVTVLSRKGKTDRVLDAFVAEETAANG from the coding sequence ATGGATTATCGGCTCGATGAAATCGACCGGCGCATCATCTACGAGCTGATGCGTGACGCGCGGAACACCTCCGCGCCGACCGTCGCCGACGCGGTGGGCGTCTCCCCCGGAACGATCCGGAACCGCATCGCACAGCTCGAAGAACACGACATCATCCGCGGCTACACCGCACAGGTCGACTTCGAGCAGGCTGAAGGGCACTTGACGAACCTCTACGTCTGCAACGCACCGGTGTCCGAACGGAAGACGCTCGCGCGGGAGGCCGGCGTGATCCCGGGCGTCATCAACGTCCGAGAGCTGATGACCGGTCGGCGAAACCTCCACATCGTCGCGGTCGGGGCCGACACCGAATCGTTGCGCCGAATCACGCGGGCCCTCTCGAAGCTCGGGATCGAAATCGAAGACGAGACGCTCGTCGAGGCGGAGGTGGGCTATCCGTACGGGCCGTTCGGCCCTGACGAGGATCGTCCGGCGAGCGAGGCGACCGATTTCATCAGCCTCGCGGGCGACGCGAACGTCGTCGACGTGACCGTCCAAGCCGACGCGCCGATCGTCGACCAGTCGCTCGAAGAGGCGGTGCAAAGCGACGTTCTCGACGAGGACTCGCTGGTGATCGCGATCGAGCGCGACGATCAGGTGCTGACGCCGCACGGGACGACCGTGATCCGCCGCGACGACATCGTCACGGTGCTCTCACGGAAGGGGAAAACGGATCGAGTGCTCGACGCCTTCGTCGCCGAGGAAACGGCCGCGAACGGCTGA
- a CDS encoding OsmC family protein — protein sequence MSDIQTSTVSEEGFASTSQVGDFELTIDALGESGPDPNSVLVADYASCFLPAFRVGGQQRGHDDLGKVQIDADADLDEDDDLEAIRFDIYVEADLDEETLAEILDRAKGICHVHSALREGLHADATVHGDAF from the coding sequence ATGAGCGACATTCAGACTTCGACAGTCAGCGAGGAAGGGTTCGCGAGTACCAGCCAAGTCGGCGACTTCGAGCTCACGATCGACGCGCTCGGCGAGTCGGGACCGGACCCGAACTCCGTGCTCGTCGCCGACTACGCGTCCTGTTTCCTGCCCGCGTTCCGCGTCGGCGGCCAACAGCGGGGTCACGATGACCTCGGGAAGGTCCAGATCGACGCGGACGCCGACCTCGACGAGGACGATGACCTCGAAGCGATCCGATTCGACATCTACGTCGAGGCCGACCTCGACGAGGAGACGCTCGCGGAGATCCTCGATCGCGCGAAGGGAATCTGTCACGTCCACTCGGCGCTCCGAGAGGGCCTGCACGCGGACGCGACGGTCCACGGCGACGCGTTCTGA
- the dpsA gene encoding DNA starvation/stationary phase protection protein DpsA codes for MSTQKTVRQHAGEVEGSEALRVDAEKATQLVDALNTDLASTYVLYHQLKKHHWNVEGAEFRDLHLFLGEAAAEAEEFADELAERAQALGGVPVAGMGVLEEQAAVTPEDEDVYDIRTSLRNDMEMYGDIIETLRDHVELAENLGDPTTAHMLRENLIDVEDAAHHIEHYLEDDTLVVE; via the coding sequence ATGAGCACACAGAAGACGGTCCGACAGCACGCGGGCGAAGTCGAGGGAAGCGAGGCGCTCCGGGTCGACGCGGAGAAGGCGACGCAGCTCGTCGACGCGTTGAACACGGATCTCGCGTCGACGTACGTCCTCTACCACCAATTGAAGAAGCACCACTGGAACGTCGAGGGCGCGGAGTTCCGCGACCTCCATCTGTTCCTCGGTGAGGCCGCCGCAGAGGCCGAAGAATTCGCCGACGAACTCGCCGAACGAGCGCAGGCGCTCGGCGGCGTGCCGGTCGCCGGTATGGGTGTGCTGGAGGAGCAGGCAGCGGTGACGCCCGAAGACGAGGACGTCTACGACATCCGCACGTCGCTCCGCAACGATATGGAGATGTACGGCGACATTATCGAGACGCTCCGAGACCACGTCGAACTCGCGGAGAACCTCGGTGACCCGACGACCGCGCATATGCTTCGCGAGAACCTCATCGACGTCGAGGATGCCGCACACCACATCGAGCATTACCTCGAAGACGACACGCTCGTCGTCGAATAA
- a CDS encoding metal-dependent hydrolase, with amino-acid sequence MELTWHGHSTWHVDVDGTTFLIDPFFDNPKTSLSADDVETPDYLLLTHGHADHIADAGAFTDATVVGVPEMTGYMEAEVGFSESIGMNMGGTVECGEAFVTMHRADHTNGLNTGYEHSLGTPVGFLISDKKPTQESDADATTFYHAGDTGLMTEMREVIGPYLEPDAAALPVGDHFTMGPVQGAIATDWLDVDYVFPMHYDSFPPIEIDTDDFVREVKAAGSNAEVHALDGDESFTLE; translated from the coding sequence ATGGAACTCACTTGGCACGGCCACTCCACGTGGCACGTCGACGTCGACGGCACCACCTTCCTGATCGACCCGTTCTTCGACAACCCGAAGACGAGCCTCTCCGCGGACGACGTCGAGACGCCCGACTACCTGCTCCTCACCCACGGCCACGCCGACCACATCGCCGACGCCGGGGCGTTTACCGACGCGACGGTCGTCGGCGTCCCGGAGATGACCGGCTATATGGAGGCGGAAGTCGGCTTCTCCGAGAGCATCGGGATGAACATGGGCGGCACCGTCGAGTGCGGCGAGGCGTTCGTGACGATGCACCGCGCGGACCACACGAACGGGCTCAACACGGGCTACGAACACAGCCTCGGCACCCCCGTCGGCTTCCTCATCAGCGACAAGAAGCCCACCCAAGAGTCCGACGCGGACGCGACGACGTTCTATCACGCCGGCGACACCGGCCTGATGACGGAGATGCGAGAGGTGATCGGGCCGTATCTGGAGCCCGACGCCGCGGCGCTCCCGGTCGGCGATCACTTCACGATGGGTCCGGTTCAGGGGGCGATCGCGACCGACTGGCTCGACGTCGATTACGTCTTCCCGATGCATTACGACTCGTTCCCGCCGATCGAGATCGACACCGACGACTTCGTCCGCGAGGTGAAGGCCGCCGGCTCCAACGCGGAGGTCCACGCCCTCGACGGCGACGAGTCGTTCACGCTCGAATAG
- a CDS encoding DUF7547 family protein, which yields MAPRDSEEDLRALVAELEATLSALRSELDETDASSGTHSERDGRASGENSTDAPPDRRSRRTRPRRTDSPRRSSPPRPPSLSELFRFTEQHTLPTLVATLEATIQSLELLRGALRLADPERSAFDGSDRADRSSAARLSDGVAGVGRGAVSGVERALSELQTALSEADLPEEESSRTLLEDARRLSDEVSGRLAEASGERDSSVSDATTQASGVEISVRDARESEGAADGPDSADGSGSDDGRKPGGTETGDDSPAVDVEAELASIKDEVDGRSGSEADADASDSSENDASNTPENEESGSHGDASESHDDASEDRPDDSGDRDEESNS from the coding sequence ATGGCCCCACGCGACTCCGAGGAGGACCTCCGGGCGCTCGTCGCCGAGTTGGAAGCGACGCTCTCGGCGCTTCGATCCGAACTCGATGAGACCGACGCGTCGTCGGGAACACATTCGGAGCGTGACGGACGAGCTTCCGGGGAGAATAGCACCGATGCGCCCCCAGACCGCCGATCCCGACGAACGCGACCCCGACGAACGGATTCCCCGCGTCGATCGAGTCCTCCGCGTCCGCCGTCGCTTTCGGAGCTGTTCCGGTTCACCGAACAGCACACGCTGCCGACGCTCGTCGCGACGCTCGAAGCGACGATCCAGTCGCTGGAACTCCTCCGCGGGGCGCTTCGGCTCGCCGATCCGGAACGATCTGCGTTCGACGGCTCCGACCGCGCGGATCGGTCGTCGGCAGCGCGGTTGAGCGACGGGGTCGCGGGCGTCGGCCGCGGGGCCGTCTCCGGCGTCGAACGGGCGCTCTCGGAGCTGCAGACCGCGCTGTCGGAGGCGGATCTCCCCGAAGAGGAGTCGTCCAGAACGCTCCTCGAAGACGCCCGACGGCTCTCCGATGAGGTCTCAGGTCGGCTCGCCGAGGCGTCCGGCGAGCGCGACTCATCGGTCTCGGACGCGACAACGCAGGCTAGCGGCGTCGAAATCAGCGTCCGGGACGCGCGCGAATCGGAGGGGGCTGCCGACGGACCGGATTCTGCCGACGGATCGGGTTCTGACGACGGACGGAAACCCGGTGGAACCGAGACTGGCGACGACTCGCCGGCCGTGGACGTCGAAGCCGAACTCGCATCGATCAAGGACGAGGTAGACGGGCGGTCGGGGTCGGAAGCCGATGCCGACGCATCAGATTCGTCAGAGAATGACGCGTCGAATACGCCCGAGAATGAGGAATCGGGGAGTCACGGCGACGCATCGGAGAGTCACGACGACGCATCGGAGGATCGCCCCGACGATTCAGGTGACCGCGACGAGGAGTCGAATTCGTAA
- a CDS encoding fumarylacetoacetate hydrolase family protein: MHTVRFRDPAGSIRAGEWHGDSVSFGGETHDLADIDVLPPSEPTKIVCVGRNYADHAAEMDNEIPDRPLLFLKPPNALSAHGDTVTLPARKERIDHEAEMAVVISEAARNVDADDAMEYVAGFTCLNDLSNRDDQRRETNWVRGKAFDNAAPTGPVLATPDEVPDDASIELRVNGETRQSSSRDHLAFSVPDLIEEITTYLTLEAGDVIATGTPAGVGPLEDGDTVEVELEGVGVLEHDVRIP, from the coding sequence ATGCACACGGTCAGATTCAGAGATCCCGCGGGATCGATCCGAGCGGGCGAGTGGCACGGCGACAGCGTCTCCTTCGGCGGGGAGACGCACGACCTCGCGGACATCGACGTCCTGCCGCCGTCGGAGCCGACGAAGATCGTCTGCGTCGGCCGCAACTACGCCGACCACGCCGCGGAGATGGATAACGAGATCCCGGATCGACCGCTGTTGTTCCTCAAGCCGCCGAACGCGCTCTCGGCGCACGGCGACACGGTGACGCTGCCCGCCCGAAAGGAACGGATCGATCACGAGGCCGAGATGGCGGTCGTCATCAGCGAGGCCGCGCGGAACGTCGACGCCGACGACGCGATGGAGTACGTCGCCGGGTTCACGTGCCTGAACGACCTCTCGAACCGCGACGATCAGCGTCGAGAGACGAACTGGGTTCGCGGGAAGGCCTTCGACAACGCAGCACCGACGGGGCCGGTGCTGGCGACGCCCGACGAGGTGCCGGACGACGCGAGCATCGAACTGCGCGTCAACGGAGAGACGCGGCAGTCGTCCTCGCGCGATCACCTCGCCTTCTCGGTGCCGGACCTCATCGAGGAGATCACGACGTACCTCACGCTCGAAGCGGGCGACGTCATCGCGACCGGTACGCCCGCCGGCGTCGGCCCGCTCGAAGACGGCGACACCGTCGAGGTCGAGTTGGAAGGCGTCGGCGTCCTCGAACACGACGTCCGAATCCCGTAG